A single Aspergillus puulaauensis MK2 DNA, chromosome 7, nearly complete sequence DNA region contains:
- a CDS encoding uncharacterized protein (COG:F;~EggNog:ENOG410PG2G;~InterPro:IPR006680,IPR011059,IPR032466;~MEROPS:MER0037714;~PFAM:PF01979;~go_function: GO:0016787 - hydrolase activity [Evidence IEA];~go_function: GO:0016810 - hydrolase activity, acting on carbon-nitrogen (but not peptide) bonds [Evidence IEA]) — protein sequence MAMAYPYTVYRGTFIHLPRLSSSSAKPELARNQGALWVSSEDGRIKGYNWQVRDDASFQSFLSRHGWTDADATTNANANSSTKVKVVKSNDERNEFFFPGFIDTHIHAPQFPNIGLFGSAGLLDWLNEYTYPVEASFESNSQDTDPSHTPPEGLRVYDQVVARTLAHGTTCASYFATIHVPATNALAALCHAHGQRAFIGRVCMDNRDQCPSYYVDQSADEGFNATKSTIDYIQTLDPKGTLISPIITPRFAPSCSNHSLDGLGKLAASYSPPLHIQTHISETTDEIDLVHQLFPEAASYADVYDKAHLLTSRTILAHGVHLTRDERALIRERGSKVAHCPSSNSALGSGLAPVRIMLDEGLTVGLGTDVSGGYSPSILEVARQACLVSRLVGYSAEFQQMTGNSTSTGHERLSVEESLYLATRGGAAVVDMADDIGGFDKGMIWDAQLIELGAVQNNTVSPLDVAHVDGLAGRSLAESGPVGNVGLFGNETWQEQIQKWMWGGDDRNVKNVWVQGKLVHTRK from the exons ATGGCCATGGCATATCCATACACCGTCTATCGCGGTACATTTATCCATCTCCCCCGGCTTAGTTCGAGTTCGGCGAAGCCGGAGCTTGCTCGAAATCAAGGTGCCCTGTGGGTCTCTTCTGAAGATGGCCGTATCAAGGGATATAATTGGCAAGTCCGCGATGATGCCAGCTTCCAATCGTTCCTGTCTCGCCACGGCTGGACTGATGCCGATGCTACAaccaatgccaatgccaattCATCCACCAAAGTCAAGGTTGTAAAGTCCAACGATGAACGAAACGAGTTCTTTTTTCCCGGCTTCATCG ACACCCACATTCACGCGCCACAGTTCCCCAACATTGGGCTGTTCGGCTCCGCAGGCCTCCTGGACTGGCTGAATGAATACACCTACCCAGTAGAAGCCAGCTTCGAGTCCAACTCGCAAGACACAGACCCCAGTCACACGCCCCCCGAGGGCCTGCGCGTCTATGATCAAGTCGTCGCTCGCACTCTGGCCCACGGCACAACATGCGCTTCTTACTTCGCCACCATCCACGTCCCGGCCACCAACGCCCTCGCAGCACTCTGCCACGCCCACGGCCAACGCGCCTTCATCGGCCGCGTCTGCATGGACAACCGCGATCAATGCCCGTCTTATTACGTTGACCAGTCCGCCGATGAGGGTTTCAATGCAACAAAGTCGACAATAGACTACATCCAGACCCTAGACCCGAAAGGAACATTGATCAGCCCAATCATCACCCCCAGATTCGCCCCAAGCTGCTCAAACCACTCCCTCGATGGCCTCGGCAAACTGGCCGCGTCTTATAGCCCGCCCCTCCACATCCAAACACATATTTCTGAGACAACCGACGAGATTGATCTCGTCCATCAACTGTTCCCGGAGGCAGCCAGCTACGCCGACGTCTACGACAAGGCTCACCTGCTTACCTCCCGCACCATCCTCGCGCACGGGGTGCACCTTACTCGCGACGAGCGGGCTCTCATCCGCGAGCGCGGCTCTAAGGTCGCGCACTGCCCATCGTCAAACTCCGCCCTGGGCTCAGGGCTTGCTCCTGTCCGCATCATGCTTGATGAAGGCCTCACGGTTGGTCTGGGCACGGATGTGAGCGGCGGGTACAGCCCCAGTATCCTTGAAGTGGCCCGACAGGCCTGTCTGGTGTCTAGATTGGTTGGTTATAGCGCCGAGTTCCAACAGATGACGGGCAACTCAACATCAACTGGCCATGAGAGACTTTCTGTTGAGGAGAGTCTTTACCTGGCCACGCGCGGCGGCGCAGCAGTCGTCGACATGGCAGATGACATTGGCGGTTTCGATAAGGGGATGATTTGGGATGCGCAGCTGATTGAGCTGGGTGCTGTGCAGAATAACACCGTAAGCCCGCTTGATGTAGCGCATGTGGATGGCCTCGCTGGTCGGAGCCTTGCCGAGTCTGGTCCTGTGGGTAATGTTGGCTTGTTTGGAAATGAGACTTGGCAGGAGCAGATTCAGAAGTGGATGTGGGGTGGCGATGATCGGAATGTGAAGAATGTGTGGGTTCAGGGCAAGCTGGTGCATACCAGAAAGTAG
- a CDS encoding cupin domain-containing protein (COG:S;~EggNog:ENOG410PVJ8;~InterPro:IPR014710,IPR011051;~SECRETED:SignalP(1-14)), with protein MNLLFLSLLPLAAAQSLSDLYVETAPSSPRPYILPHYANSHAVTIGNQLYRFAVTGPSSDNAFTLMSTNAPASGSLGVLPHIHQAHYENFFNFKGRFQLWAQHGDGEQQARLLTQGDYGSVPRNTTHTFQILDPDTEMIGVISPGGFEDLFYYLGTNHSSKTNTPYVPQSTNEESSSTGPDSSIISSLQRFDVHAQLDFQPRRDLANGSAPATEDWHSIDTTTSTPLGAAGEPYFIANNYGPKYLNSRHGAYQIVQPLVTNTQSQDRNFTLSTIILSRQNGTAAEVPTWSGAGASAFEVLDGSILVKIGPYPVARLETGDVAFIPKGVKYQYWTQRSYAKVLYVSSGTEGVDSRLIAGGRDWGYPTFPTN; from the exons ATGAatctcctcttcctgtctCTGCTTCCTCTGGCAGCTGCGCAGTCTCTGTCGGACTTGTATGTCGAGACTGCGCCCTCCTCACCCCGGCCCTATATCCTCCCCCACTACGCCAATTCGCACGCTGTGACAATTGGGAACCAGCTGTATCGCTTCGCCGTGACAGGCCCCTCATCAGACAATGCATTCACGCTCATGAGCACAAATGCCCCGGCAAGCGGTTCCCTCGGCGTCCTCCCTCATATCCACCAGGCGCACTATGAgaacttcttcaacttcaaggGCCGCTTCCAACTATGGGCCCAACATGGTGACGGCGAGCAGCAGGCTAGACTGTTGACGCAGGGCGACTACGGCTCTGTTCCGCGGAATACAACGCATACCTTCCAGATCCTCGACCCGGATACCGAGATGATTGGAGTGATATCGCCAGGCGGATTCGA AGACCTGTTTTACTACCTGGGAACAAACCACTCGTCTAAAACCAACACGCCCTACGTCCCGCAGTCAACCAACGAGGAATCCTCATCCACCGGCCCTGACTCCTCAATCATATCCAGCCTGCAGCGCTTCGACGTACACGCCCAACTCGATTTCCAGCCCCGTCGAGACCTCGCTAATGGTTCGGCACCTGCTACCGAAGACTGGCATTCAATAGACACAACGACGTCAACACCCCTCGGCGCCGCTGGCGAACCGTACTTCATCGCGAACAACTACGGACCGAAGTACCTGAACAGCCGGCACGGCGCGTACCAGATCGTGCAGCCGCTGGTTACGAATACCCAGTCGCAGGATAGGAATTTCACACTATCGACGATCATCTTGAGTCGGCAGAAtgggacagcagcagaggtGCCGACATGGAGTGGCGCTGGGGCGTCGGCGTTTGAGGTGCTTGATGGGTCGATACTGGTGAAGATTGGGCCGTATCCGGTTGCAAGGTTGGAGACGGGTGATGTGGCGTTTATCCCTAAGGGAGTGAAGTATCAGTATTGGACTCAGAGATCGTATGCTAAGGTCTTGTATGTGAGCAGTGGGACGGAGGGCGTGGATAGCCGGTTGATTGCTGGTGGGAGAGACTGGGGGTATCCGACTTTTCCGACGAATTAA